One Oryzomonas sagensis DNA segment encodes these proteins:
- a CDS encoding TatA/E family twin arginine-targeting protein translocase yields the protein MFGIGMPELIIIMVIALIVIGPHKLPELAKSLGKGLAEFKRASEDFQRNIQEEARKSEEKVEPHQEAVTPPAEPEHVATAAAAPAEHAAGEKKDAPHA from the coding sequence ATGTTTGGAATCGGGATGCCGGAACTTATCATTATTATGGTCATCGCCCTGATCGTTATCGGACCGCACAAATTGCCGGAACTCGCCAAGTCCCTGGGCAAAGGTTTGGCGGAGTTCAAGAGGGCCTCCGAGGACTTCCAGCGCAACATCCAGGAAGAGGCCCGCAAGAGCGAGGAGAAGGTGGAGCCGCACCAGGAGGCCGTGACGCCGCCCGCCGAGCCCGAGCATGTGGCTACGGCCGCAGCGGCGCCGGCTGAGCATGCTGCCGGGGAAAAGAAGGATGCCCCGCACGCCTGA
- a CDS encoding Hsp20/alpha crystallin family protein, whose product MALVKYNPLRELRTMQEQMNRLLNVSWNHDISGEETREGIWQPAVDIYETEDAIVIKAEVPDVDQRDIDVRIEDNTLTLRGERKHEDSVKKENYHRIERYFGSFQRSFSLPATIDQEHVQATCEKGILNIVLPKKEETKPKQINIEVK is encoded by the coding sequence ATGGCACTTGTCAAATACAACCCGCTCAGGGAGTTGCGCACCATGCAGGAGCAGATGAATCGGCTGCTGAACGTCTCCTGGAACCATGATATTTCCGGGGAGGAGACCCGCGAGGGGATCTGGCAGCCGGCGGTGGACATCTACGAGACGGAAGACGCCATCGTCATCAAGGCCGAGGTGCCTGATGTGGACCAGAGGGACATCGATGTCCGCATCGAGGATAATACCCTGACCCTCAGGGGGGAACGCAAACACGAGGACTCGGTCAAGAAGGAGAACTATCACCGCATCGAGCGCTATTTCGGCTCATTCCAACGCAGCTTCAGCCTGCCGGCGACCATTGATCAGGAACATGTGCAGGCCACCTGCGAGAAAGGCATCCTGAACATCGTCCTCCCGAAAAAAGAGGAAACCAAGCCGAAACAGATCAATATCGAGGTCAAATAA
- a CDS encoding enoyl-CoA hydratase/isomerase family protein encodes MEFKNLLIETVDNVATLTVNRSRSLNSLNSEVLGELECALYGLDLNADVRAVVLTGAGERAFVAGADIKEMSAMNAPEAHAFARKGQQVMLLVKRMKKPVIAAVNGYALGGGLELALACDFIYAATTARFGFPEVTLGIMPGFGGTQNLARLIGPNRANEMIFTGRMLDADQARAWGIVNEVFPPEELVAKARETARAIAQVSTLGAGSAKDAIANGLNMGREDGFRYEAALFGVLFATEDQREGMGAFVEKRRAVFTGK; translated from the coding sequence ATGGAATTCAAAAACCTGCTGATCGAAACCGTCGACAACGTGGCCACCCTGACCGTCAACCGCTCCAGGAGCCTCAACTCCCTCAACAGCGAGGTGTTGGGAGAGCTGGAATGCGCCCTGTATGGCCTGGACCTGAATGCGGACGTCAGGGCGGTGGTGCTGACCGGCGCCGGAGAGCGGGCCTTCGTGGCCGGGGCGGACATCAAGGAGATGTCCGCGATGAACGCCCCTGAGGCGCATGCCTTTGCCCGGAAGGGGCAGCAGGTGATGCTGCTCGTAAAGAGGATGAAAAAGCCGGTCATCGCGGCGGTCAACGGCTATGCCCTGGGGGGCGGGCTGGAGCTGGCCCTGGCCTGCGATTTCATCTACGCCGCCACCACGGCCCGGTTCGGTTTTCCCGAGGTGACCCTGGGGATCATGCCCGGTTTCGGCGGCACCCAGAACCTGGCCCGCCTGATCGGCCCCAACCGGGCCAACGAGATGATCTTCACCGGCCGGATGCTCGATGCCGACCAGGCCCGGGCCTGGGGGATCGTCAACGAGGTTTTTCCTCCGGAGGAACTTGTGGCCAAGGCCCGGGAAACGGCCCGGGCCATCGCCCAGGTGAGTACCCTGGGTGCGGGCAGCGCCAAGGATGCCATCGCCAATGGCCTGAACATGGGGAGGGAGGACGGCTTCCGCTACGAGGCGGCCCTGTTCGGCGTGCTCTTCGCCACCGAGGATCAGCGGGAGGGGATGGGGGCCTTTGTGGAGAAGCGTCGGGCGGTCTTTACGGGCAAATAG
- a CDS encoding transglutaminase-like domain-containing protein yields MYPESDDLNDYLVSDAVIDWQTPAVREKALELTRSLPDEVAKARCLFEWVRDTIPHSADAGLDIVTCTASEVLRHGTGICFAKSHLLAALLRAVGIPAGFCYQVLRLDPPVDNEPVLHGFNGIYLATLHKWIRVDARGNRKGINAQFSVEKEQLAFAMDPEADEFIYEAIFAAPVESVVNRLKMYTSRSELWDDLPQCL; encoded by the coding sequence ATGTACCCTGAGTCGGACGATCTGAACGACTATCTGGTTTCCGATGCCGTTATCGACTGGCAGACCCCGGCTGTCCGGGAGAAGGCCCTGGAACTTACCCGGTCGTTGCCGGACGAGGTCGCCAAGGCCCGCTGTCTGTTCGAATGGGTGCGGGACACCATCCCCCATTCCGCCGACGCCGGTCTGGACATCGTGACCTGCACGGCCAGCGAGGTGCTCCGTCACGGCACCGGGATCTGCTTTGCCAAAAGCCACCTCCTGGCCGCCCTGCTCCGGGCGGTCGGCATCCCGGCCGGTTTCTGCTACCAGGTCTTGCGGCTGGACCCGCCCGTGGATAACGAGCCGGTCTTGCACGGCTTCAACGGCATCTACCTGGCGACCCTCCATAAGTGGATTCGGGTCGATGCGCGGGGCAACCGCAAGGGGATCAACGCCCAATTCAGCGTCGAGAAAGAACAGCTCGCCTTTGCCATGGACCCGGAGGCGGACGAGTTCATCTACGAGGCGATCTTTGCGGCCCCGGTGGAGAGCGTGGTCAACCGGCTGAAGATGTACACGAGCAGAAGCGAATTGTGGGACGATCTGCCCCAATGTCTGTAG
- a CDS encoding bestrophin family protein, giving the protein MIVRERPSGLRLYFIFKGSMLQSIRWQLVSTVLVAAAVYLTHGMLFAIKITMTPIPFSLIGLALAIFLGFRNNASYERYWEGRKLWGELMIACRTITRQMQTFVTGSGADEARRRMAYRAIAFAHALRHHLRGSDPREEVGALLTAEEFAALEGAVNKPDFLVRRMAADLRGLVGERATNPLFAARIDETLTSFATILAGCERIKQTPIPFSYTLLIHRTAYLYCFMLPFGLVDSIGFMTPFVVGLISYTFFGLDALGDEIAEPFGTLPNDLPLAGICRGIEISIREALGEEGLPEALKPVDFCIL; this is encoded by the coding sequence ATGATCGTACGCGAACGCCCCTCCGGGCTGCGCCTCTATTTCATCTTCAAGGGCTCCATGCTCCAGAGCATCCGCTGGCAGCTGGTCAGCACCGTACTGGTGGCCGCCGCCGTGTACCTGACCCACGGCATGCTGTTCGCCATCAAGATCACCATGACGCCGATCCCGTTCAGCCTTATCGGCCTGGCGCTCGCCATCTTTCTCGGCTTCCGCAACAACGCGAGTTATGAGCGCTACTGGGAGGGGCGCAAGCTCTGGGGTGAGTTGATGATCGCCTGCCGTACCATCACGCGGCAGATGCAGACCTTTGTTACGGGGAGCGGCGCGGATGAGGCGCGCCGCCGCATGGCATACCGCGCCATCGCTTTTGCCCATGCGCTGCGCCACCATCTGCGCGGATCGGACCCGCGGGAGGAGGTGGGCGCGCTGCTGACGGCCGAGGAGTTCGCCGCGCTCGAGGGGGCCGTCAACAAACCGGATTTCCTGGTGCGCCGCATGGCCGCCGACCTGCGCGGCCTGGTCGGTGAGCGGGCGACCAACCCGCTCTTTGCCGCACGCATCGACGAAACCCTGACGAGTTTTGCCACCATTCTGGCCGGCTGCGAGAGGATCAAACAGACGCCGATCCCGTTCTCCTATACCCTGCTGATCCACCGTACGGCCTATCTCTACTGCTTCATGCTCCCGTTCGGGCTGGTGGACTCCATCGGCTTCATGACGCCGTTCGTCGTCGGCTTGATCTCCTACACCTTTTTCGGGCTCGATGCGTTGGGGGATGAGATTGCCGAGCCTTTCGGGACGTTGCCCAACGATCTGCCCCTGGCCGGGATCTGCCGCGGCATAGAAATCAGTATCCGTGAGGCGCTGGGGGAAGAAGGGCTTCCCGAGGCGCTTAAGCCCGTTGATTTCTGCATCCTGTAG
- a CDS encoding molybdenum cofactor biosynthesis protein MoaE encodes MVRITPDPIDPAQIYDLITTKKAGSVVIHYAVVKPMAGVGGTTSYIDYATNGDTEAELRDMAGKLAAEFALEDILLIRRTGRLRVGDIISLAAVSSPNSGDAFEACKQAIGRLKKMKTIAKTEVCG; translated from the coding sequence ATGGTTAGAATCACACCCGACCCTATTGACCCTGCACAGATTTATGACTTGATAACGACGAAGAAGGCCGGGTCGGTCGTTATCCATTATGCCGTGGTAAAGCCCATGGCAGGGGTTGGCGGGACCACAAGCTACATCGACTATGCCACAAACGGTGATACCGAGGCGGAGCTGCGCGACATGGCCGGCAAACTGGCCGCGGAATTCGCCCTGGAAGATATCCTCCTGATCCGACGCACCGGCCGGCTCCGCGTCGGCGACATTATCTCGCTTGCCGCCGTCAGTTCCCCCAACAGCGGCGATGCCTTCGAAGCCTGCAAACAGGCCATAGGCCGGCTGAAGAAGATGAAGACCATCGCCAAGACCGAGGTTTGCGGCTGA
- a CDS encoding DUF1847 domain-containing protein produces the protein MSDETPVSCSKCSAVWQKCGTTNCWSGDPATAPPKPGNCPSGTYDDVVKEAFEDYRGDSEEARIALVAARVEGLCYQRAEGGDTIMPRWTRVEDTIAFAKLMGYTKIGIATCIGLLDEADRLVAILKAQGLEPLSVCCKAGSIDKRELGLEERDKVRPGTFEPACNPIAQAEICNRLETDMNIILGLCVGHDMLFNKRSEAPVTTLVVKDRVTGHNPIAVLYGQNFYYKRLQKQKMEL, from the coding sequence ATGTCAGACGAAACACCGGTCTCATGTTCCAAGTGCAGCGCCGTATGGCAAAAGTGCGGCACCACCAACTGCTGGAGCGGCGACCCGGCAACCGCGCCGCCCAAACCGGGCAACTGCCCGTCCGGCACCTATGACGACGTGGTGAAGGAGGCGTTCGAGGACTACCGGGGGGACAGTGAGGAGGCCCGCATCGCCCTGGTGGCGGCGCGTGTGGAAGGGCTCTGCTACCAGCGGGCGGAGGGCGGCGATACGATCATGCCGCGCTGGACCCGCGTGGAGGACACCATCGCCTTTGCCAAACTGATGGGATACACGAAGATCGGCATTGCCACCTGCATTGGCCTCCTGGACGAAGCCGACCGCCTCGTGGCCATCCTGAAGGCCCAGGGGCTTGAACCGTTGAGCGTCTGCTGCAAGGCGGGGAGCATCGACAAACGGGAACTGGGGCTGGAGGAAAGGGACAAGGTCAGACCCGGCACCTTTGAGCCGGCCTGCAACCCCATTGCCCAGGCCGAGATCTGCAACCGGCTCGAGACCGACATGAACATCATCCTCGGCCTGTGCGTCGGCCATGACATGCTCTTCAACAAGCGCTCGGAGGCGCCGGTCACCACCTTGGTGGTCAAGGACCGGGTCACCGGCCACAACCCCATCGCCGTGCTGTACGGGCAGAATTTTTATTACAAACGGCTCCAAAAACAAAAGATGGAGCTATAG
- a CDS encoding metalloprotease family protein, which translates to MTVRLIVSLLTFPGVMAHEFAHAWACRRLGIRVLKVCYLRLGNPLGYVLHEQPAYAVQHIMVAVAPFFVSTGAALAVSLLTSLLVTSPAAAEFKDLAVVAGAWLSFSMALHAFPSSGDGDALWQDVTSPHVGILGKFLLVPAVGLIRLCQAGAAIWLDALFAMGVVALPPLLLVAFMG; encoded by the coding sequence GTGACCGTCCGGCTGATCGTCTCCCTGCTTACCTTTCCGGGCGTTATGGCCCACGAGTTTGCCCATGCCTGGGCCTGCCGCCGGCTCGGCATCCGCGTCCTGAAGGTATGCTACCTGCGCCTGGGCAACCCATTGGGGTATGTGCTCCACGAACAGCCGGCATACGCCGTGCAGCACATCATGGTGGCGGTCGCACCATTCTTCGTCTCCACCGGGGCCGCCCTGGCGGTCAGCCTGCTGACATCCCTCCTCGTCACGAGCCCGGCGGCGGCTGAATTCAAGGACCTTGCCGTGGTTGCCGGGGCCTGGCTCAGCTTTTCCATGGCCCTGCACGCCTTTCCCAGCAGCGGCGACGGGGATGCGCTCTGGCAGGATGTTACCAGCCCCCACGTAGGCATCCTTGGGAAATTTCTGCTCGTACCGGCGGTGGGACTGATCCGCCTGTGCCAGGCCGGAGCCGCCATCTGGCTCGACGCCCTGTTCGCCATGGGCGTGGTGGCGCTGCCGCCGCTCCTGCTGGTGGCGTTCATGGGGTGA
- a CDS encoding HDOD domain-containing protein has translation MDKAAMMIKARKLFKDVSDLPTIPVIVSRVIRLLDDHESNPDEVADLILSDQVLAARVIRVVNSPLYMPGSKITSVKRALLYLGFRSVREMILTSYFVDGFKAPEQPFDMNIFWMHSFSVGSMSRRIAAMVGYNDTELAYMVGIIHDIGKVFFGHYLREEYGEMLAHINYTRSTTYDAELECFGTTHSEVGLCLAQRWNFPPVYCDVISHHHTSELAIEDPLLTAIVALADFFCLAYTISDSVAQATKPDRSEEYAWNLLRQQSRHPLPDNLGDFFFMLSDEYVEVFREVNQLFNTMTTT, from the coding sequence TTGGACAAAGCAGCAATGATGATCAAGGCCCGCAAGCTGTTCAAGGATGTGAGCGACCTGCCGACCATCCCGGTGATCGTCTCACGGGTCATCAGGCTCCTGGACGATCACGAGTCCAACCCGGACGAGGTCGCGGACCTGATCCTTTCCGACCAGGTCCTGGCGGCGAGGGTCATCCGGGTGGTGAACTCGCCGCTCTACATGCCGGGGAGCAAGATCACCTCGGTGAAACGCGCCCTGCTCTACCTCGGCTTCAGGAGCGTACGCGAGATGATTCTGACCAGTTATTTCGTGGACGGCTTCAAGGCGCCGGAGCAGCCCTTCGACATGAACATCTTCTGGATGCATTCCTTCAGCGTCGGCTCCATGTCCCGCCGCATCGCCGCCATGGTGGGGTACAACGACACCGAGCTGGCCTATATGGTCGGCATCATCCACGACATCGGCAAGGTTTTTTTCGGCCATTACCTCAGGGAAGAATACGGCGAGATGCTCGCCCACATCAACTACACCCGCTCCACGACCTACGACGCCGAGCTGGAGTGTTTCGGCACCACCCACAGCGAGGTGGGGCTCTGCCTGGCCCAGCGCTGGAACTTCCCGCCGGTGTACTGCGATGTCATCTCCCACCACCACACCTCCGAACTGGCCATAGAAGACCCGCTCTTGACCGCCATCGTCGCGCTGGCCGACTTCTTCTGCCTGGCCTACACCATCTCGGACAGCGTGGCCCAGGCCACCAAGCCGGACCGGTCCGAGGAATACGCCTGGAACCTGCTCAGGCAGCAGTCGCGCCATCCCCTTCCCGACAACCTGGGAGACTTCTTCTTCATGTTGTCCGATGAGTACGTGGAGGTCTTCCGCGAGGTGAACCAACTCTTCAACACCATGACCACGACGTGA
- the ligA gene encoding NAD-dependent DNA ligase LigA produces MPLLPDIHDPQESVRARAEELRRLLEHHNRMYYVLDAPEVTDADYDALFRELQAIEEQYPGLVTPESPTQRVGGAALDKFSPLPHRLLMLSLENATNEEEIREFDQRVKKILALPAEAEVGYVCEPKMDGLAVELVYENGALAVASTRGDGLTGEDVTANIRTIRSLPLRLSGKDAPRLLEVRGEVYLSLEAFQHINREKEENGEPPFANPRNAAAGSLRQLDPRITARRPLSLFCYAPGVSEGTAFDSQQEFFAVIGAKGLPVNPLVRQVTGIEAAVAYYREMQERRESLPYEIDGTVIKVDSYALQRELGEKSRSPRWAIACKFPPRQAETVVEDIVPSVGRTGVITPVAHLRPVVVSGVTVARATLHNWDEIAAKDIRIGDAVLVERAGDVIPAVVRVLTEKRTGRERPLPPPQTCPECGSEVVRIADEVAVRCMGLSCPPQIRESIIHFASRNAMDIEGLGEKFIEQLLSLGLVHNVADIYRLTRDDFMRFERMGDKLAGNLLAAIDNSKQRELGRFIFALGIRHVGERTAKTLAQSYGSLENLEQATIEELTGIRDIGATVAQSIRTFFDNRDNVAVVRRLQEAGVAPTAEEKRVGGRLSGKSFVFTGGLARFTRDQARRIVEDEGGHVVGSVSRKTDYVVAGEEPGSKLDKARELGVAVLSEAQFSELVQKTD; encoded by the coding sequence ATGCCCTTGTTGCCTGACATACACGATCCTCAGGAGAGTGTTCGGGCCAGGGCCGAGGAACTTCGCCGCCTGCTCGAACACCATAACCGGATGTACTATGTGCTGGACGCACCAGAGGTCACCGACGCCGACTACGACGCCCTGTTCCGTGAACTCCAGGCAATCGAGGAGCAGTACCCCGGCTTGGTGACGCCCGAATCACCTACCCAGCGGGTCGGCGGCGCAGCCTTGGATAAATTCTCCCCCCTGCCCCACCGCCTCCTCATGCTGTCGCTGGAAAACGCCACCAATGAAGAAGAGATCAGGGAGTTTGACCAGCGGGTCAAGAAGATCCTGGCGCTGCCGGCCGAGGCGGAGGTGGGCTACGTCTGTGAGCCGAAGATGGATGGCCTGGCGGTGGAACTGGTGTATGAGAACGGCGCACTGGCGGTTGCCTCCACCCGGGGGGACGGCCTGACCGGTGAGGACGTGACCGCGAATATCCGCACGATCCGCTCACTCCCCCTGCGGCTTTCCGGCAAAGACGCCCCGCGCCTGCTGGAGGTGCGGGGGGAGGTTTATCTCTCCCTGGAGGCATTCCAGCACATCAACCGGGAAAAAGAGGAAAACGGCGAGCCCCCCTTCGCCAACCCGCGCAACGCGGCGGCCGGTTCGCTGCGCCAGTTGGACCCGCGCATCACGGCGCGGCGGCCGCTCTCCCTCTTCTGCTACGCCCCCGGCGTCAGCGAGGGAACGGCCTTCGATTCCCAGCAGGAATTCTTCGCCGTCATCGGTGCCAAGGGGCTGCCGGTCAACCCGCTGGTGCGGCAGGTAACCGGGATCGAGGCGGCGGTGGCGTATTACCGCGAGATGCAGGAGCGCCGGGAGTCGCTCCCCTACGAGATCGACGGCACGGTCATCAAGGTGGACTCCTATGCCCTCCAGCGGGAGTTGGGAGAGAAGAGCCGTTCGCCCCGCTGGGCCATTGCCTGCAAATTTCCCCCGCGTCAGGCGGAAACCGTGGTGGAGGACATCGTCCCGTCGGTCGGCCGCACCGGGGTCATCACGCCCGTGGCGCACCTGCGGCCGGTGGTGGTCTCCGGGGTCACGGTGGCCCGCGCCACACTGCACAATTGGGACGAGATCGCCGCCAAGGACATTCGCATCGGCGACGCCGTGCTGGTGGAACGGGCCGGCGACGTCATACCGGCGGTGGTGAGGGTGCTGACGGAAAAACGCACCGGCCGTGAGCGGCCGCTGCCGCCGCCCCAGACCTGTCCGGAATGCGGCTCGGAGGTGGTCCGCATCGCCGACGAGGTGGCGGTGCGCTGCATGGGACTTTCCTGCCCGCCCCAGATCCGCGAGTCGATCATTCACTTTGCCTCGCGCAACGCCATGGACATCGAAGGATTGGGGGAGAAGTTCATCGAACAACTGCTCTCCCTGGGGCTGGTGCACAACGTGGCCGACATCTACCGCCTGACCCGTGACGATTTCATGCGGTTCGAACGCATGGGGGACAAACTGGCCGGCAACCTTTTGGCAGCCATCGATAACAGCAAACAGCGGGAACTGGGCAGGTTCATCTTCGCCCTCGGCATCCGCCACGTGGGCGAACGCACGGCCAAGACCCTGGCCCAGTCCTACGGCAGCCTGGAGAATCTGGAGCAGGCGACCATCGAGGAACTGACCGGCATTCGCGACATCGGCGCCACCGTTGCCCAAAGTATCCGCACCTTCTTCGACAACCGGGACAACGTGGCCGTCGTCCGGCGCCTCCAGGAAGCGGGCGTGGCCCCCACCGCCGAAGAGAAACGGGTCGGCGGCAGACTCAGCGGCAAAAGTTTCGTATTCACCGGCGGACTTGCCCGGTTTACCCGCGATCAGGCCCGCAGGATCGTTGAAGACGAGGGGGGGCACGTGGTCGGTTCCGTCTCCCGGAAGACCGACTACGTCGTCGCCGGAGAAGAGCCGGGCAGCAAGCTCGACAAGGCCAGGGAACTGGGCGTTGCCGTGCTCTCGGAGGCCCAGTTTTCCGAGCTTGTGCAGAAGACGGACTGA
- a CDS encoding HD domain-containing protein: protein MEQQQLAGISRWFDDYTRTFLDTDPEGVVNMRLKIEHTRKVCAVSDILATGERLSASEARIAGAIALLHDVGRFPQYRRWRTFRDSRSDNHARLSVEVLREHHLLDGLDPAERLLIEEAVRFHNLLELPQRVSSPTRLFMKLIRDADKLDIWRVFLELFTLPEERRASAATLDLPDLPGCTPACRDAFLAHQVVRLDLCRVLNDFKLLQISWALDLGFASSYRLLLERDYIARLAGTINGKLDIGAAIEYIRQEAARRAENFQTQ, encoded by the coding sequence ATGGAACAACAACAGCTTGCGGGCATCAGTCGATGGTTCGACGACTATACCCGCACCTTTCTCGATACCGACCCGGAAGGGGTTGTAAATATGCGGCTCAAGATCGAACACACCCGCAAGGTATGTGCGGTCAGCGACATTCTGGCAACCGGCGAAAGGCTTTCGGCAAGCGAGGCCCGCATTGCAGGGGCCATCGCCCTGCTGCACGACGTGGGCCGTTTCCCCCAGTACCGGCGCTGGCGCACCTTTCGCGACAGCCGGTCCGACAACCATGCCCGGCTCTCGGTGGAGGTCCTGCGGGAACACCACCTGCTGGACGGCCTTGATCCCGCCGAGCGCCTGCTGATCGAGGAGGCGGTGCGTTTTCACAACCTTCTGGAACTGCCCCAACGGGTCAGTTCGCCGACCCGGCTCTTCATGAAACTGATCCGGGATGCGGACAAGCTGGATATCTGGCGCGTATTTCTCGAACTCTTCACGCTGCCAGAAGAGCGGCGGGCCTCCGCCGCCACCCTGGATTTACCCGATCTGCCGGGGTGCACGCCCGCCTGCCGGGACGCCTTTCTGGCCCACCAGGTCGTCAGACTGGACCTGTGCCGGGTCCTCAACGACTTCAAGCTCTTGCAGATCTCCTGGGCACTGGACCTTGGTTTTGCCTCGTCCTATCGCCTGCTGCTGGAGCGCGACTATATCGCTCGCCTGGCAGGCACCATCAATGGTAAACTGGATATCGGGGCAGCCATCGAATATATTCGGCAAGAGGCCGCCCGGCGGGCGGAAAATTTTCAAACCCAGTGA
- the pdhA gene encoding pyruvate dehydrogenase (acetyl-transferring) E1 component subunit alpha codes for METKLRMVLPDQELLRLYEQMFLSREFEEHCAEQYTKGNITGFLHLYSGQEAVAVGATAGLHKEDYILSAYREHAQAIVRGADPKRVMAELFGKATGLCKGKGGSMHLFDPSLNFMGGYAIVGGQFPISVGLAFSAKYRNEDRITACFFGDGAVNQGTFHESLNWAQLWELPVLFICENNFYGIGTEVHRSSALASIHRRTCGYDIPSEKVDGMDVIAVYKAVKYAAEKVRETGRPYFIEAATYRFRGHSMADPGKYRSAAEHELWKSRDPLPGFAKRLLEEGIATRAALDAIEARCTVKVEEAVTFAEESPWPEDSEVREDIYV; via the coding sequence ATGGAAACCAAACTACGCATGGTTTTGCCGGATCAGGAGTTGCTGAGGCTCTACGAGCAGATGTTTCTTTCGCGGGAATTCGAGGAACATTGCGCCGAACAGTATACCAAGGGCAATATCACCGGTTTCCTGCACCTGTACAGCGGCCAGGAGGCCGTGGCGGTCGGGGCGACGGCCGGCCTGCACAAAGAGGACTATATCCTCTCGGCCTACCGTGAGCACGCCCAGGCCATCGTACGGGGCGCCGACCCGAAGCGGGTCATGGCCGAACTGTTCGGCAAGGCCACCGGCCTCTGCAAGGGGAAGGGGGGCTCCATGCACCTCTTCGATCCCTCCCTGAATTTCATGGGAGGCTATGCCATCGTCGGCGGCCAGTTCCCCATCTCGGTCGGGCTGGCCTTCAGCGCCAAGTACCGGAACGAGGACCGCATCACCGCCTGCTTCTTCGGCGACGGTGCGGTCAACCAGGGGACCTTCCACGAATCCCTCAACTGGGCTCAGTTGTGGGAGTTGCCGGTGCTCTTCATCTGCGAGAACAACTTCTATGGGATCGGCACCGAGGTGCACCGCTCCTCGGCCCTGGCCTCCATCCACCGCCGCACCTGCGGCTATGACATCCCCTCCGAAAAGGTCGACGGCATGGACGTGATCGCGGTCTACAAGGCGGTGAAGTACGCCGCCGAGAAGGTGCGGGAAACCGGTCGGCCTTACTTCATCGAGGCGGCCACCTACCGTTTCCGGGGGCATTCCATGGCCGATCCGGGCAAATACCGTTCGGCGGCCGAGCACGAACTATGGAAATCCCGCGATCCCCTGCCCGGCTTTGCCAAGCGCCTGCTGGAGGAGGGGATCGCCACCCGCGCGGCCCTGGACGCCATCGAGGCGCGTTGCACGGTAAAGGTGGAGGAGGCGGTCACCTTCGCCGAAGAGTCGCCCTGGCCGGAGGATAGCGAGGTTCGGGAGGATATCTATGTCTGA
- a CDS encoding alpha-ketoacid dehydrogenase subunit beta has protein sequence MSMSEMTYRDAINLALKEEMRRDPSVVVLGEDVALYEGSFKVTRGLLSEFGEERVKDTPISENTIVGVAVGAAMGGLRPVAELMTVNFALLAMDQIVNHMTKIHYMFGGQTVVPMTIRMPGGGGSQLGAQHSQSLETFFMHCPGMRVAYPATPADAKGLLKSAIRDNNPVIFLEHELLYNSKGEVPEDPEFLVPIGKAAVKRPGERVTIVAYARMTVLALQAAEELAKEGISCEVVDLRSLAPLDDDTVMASVKKTGRAVVVEECWRTCGLGAEIASRIFENCFDLLQAPVRRVSGLDVPMPYSRKIEKLCIPQAETIVQAVRDVVNGRY, from the coding sequence ATATCTATGTCTGAAATGACCTATCGTGATGCAATCAACCTGGCCCTCAAGGAAGAGATGCGCCGCGACCCGTCCGTGGTGGTCCTGGGCGAGGATGTGGCGCTCTACGAGGGCTCCTTCAAGGTGACCCGCGGGCTTCTGTCCGAATTCGGCGAGGAGCGGGTCAAGGATACGCCCATCTCGGAGAATACCATCGTCGGTGTGGCCGTGGGGGCCGCCATGGGGGGCTTGCGCCCGGTGGCCGAGCTGATGACCGTCAACTTCGCCCTCCTGGCCATGGACCAGATCGTCAACCACATGACCAAGATCCATTACATGTTCGGCGGTCAGACTGTGGTGCCCATGACGATCCGCATGCCGGGCGGCGGGGGGAGCCAACTGGGCGCCCAGCATTCCCAGAGCCTGGAGACCTTTTTCATGCACTGCCCCGGCATGCGGGTGGCCTATCCCGCCACGCCGGCCGATGCCAAGGGGCTTCTGAAGAGCGCTATCCGGGACAACAACCCGGTCATTTTCCTGGAGCATGAACTGCTCTACAACAGCAAGGGGGAGGTGCCGGAAGATCCCGAGTTTCTGGTCCCCATCGGCAAGGCCGCCGTCAAGCGGCCGGGGGAACGGGTCACCATCGTGGCCTATGCCCGCATGACCGTGCTGGCCCTCCAGGCGGCCGAGGAGTTGGCCAAGGAGGGGATCTCCTGCGAGGTGGTGGACCTGCGCAGCCTGGCACCCCTGGACGACGATACCGTCATGGCCTCGGTGAAAAAGACCGGCCGGGCGGTGGTGGTGGAGGAGTGCTGGCGCACCTGCGGCCTGGGGGCCGAGATCGCCAGCCGGATCTTCGAGAACTGTTTCGATCTCCTCCAGGCGCCGGTCAGGCGCGTTTCGGGGCTGGACGTACCCATGCCCTACTCGCGCAAGATCGAGAAGCTCTGCATCCCCCAGGCGGAAACCATCGTCCAGGCCGTGAGGGATGTGGTGAACGGCCGTTATTGA